Proteins from one Dethiobacter alkaliphilus AHT 1 genomic window:
- a CDS encoding metallophosphoesterase family protein, with product MRILHLADLHLGWRPNFLGSKNEERGRERDNFLTRAVDFALDKKNEISAVLIAGDLFETHRPPAELLEYVLSQLNRLVENNLYLVTVPGNHDEVSYQDSVYKTAQKRWPGVLVLNPNPAEIARLEKDGRQIAFYGLAYSAGLTRTSPPLQEFPKGDAHIHVGIFHGSLNWDAGDRSLPLSGEALSQSGYHCVALGHIHQHSVRYLGQTVACYAGAPEAKHFSDPGCGTLTILNLGESTSVETVDAQCRPCLTCKVDVSELDSPQEVEKLVESQADSRAMQRIVLTGVANFQIDAQVLQEKFAHLFYHLEINGDNVFLDDAVIERLAAEPTIRGYFVRSMQDRLKQSKEEEEREVVRRALLRGVAALGGGAVL from the coding sequence ATGAGAATACTGCATCTGGCCGATTTGCATCTGGGCTGGCGTCCCAACTTTCTGGGGTCAAAAAACGAAGAGCGCGGCAGGGAACGGGACAACTTCCTTACCCGTGCCGTGGACTTCGCATTGGATAAAAAAAATGAAATATCTGCGGTGCTGATTGCCGGTGATTTATTTGAAACCCACCGGCCACCGGCAGAGCTTTTGGAATATGTACTTTCTCAACTAAACAGGCTGGTGGAGAATAATCTTTATCTGGTGACGGTACCGGGTAACCATGATGAGGTATCTTATCAGGATTCAGTCTATAAAACCGCACAGAAACGCTGGCCCGGTGTTTTGGTTCTAAATCCAAATCCGGCTGAAATTGCCCGCCTGGAAAAAGACGGCCGGCAAATTGCTTTCTACGGTTTGGCCTATAGCGCCGGGCTGACACGGACTTCGCCACCACTGCAGGAATTTCCAAAGGGAGATGCCCACATTCATGTGGGCATCTTTCACGGCAGCCTCAACTGGGATGCCGGTGACCGTAGCCTGCCCCTTTCCGGTGAGGCCCTGTCCCAATCCGGCTATCATTGCGTGGCGCTGGGGCATATCCATCAGCATTCAGTACGTTACCTGGGGCAAACGGTGGCCTGTTATGCCGGAGCACCGGAAGCAAAACACTTTAGCGACCCGGGCTGCGGTACACTGACCATTCTTAACCTGGGCGAGTCCACCTCGGTGGAAACTGTGGACGCCCAGTGTCGTCCCTGTCTAACCTGCAAGGTGGATGTGTCGGAGCTGGACAGTCCACAGGAAGTGGAGAAACTGGTGGAAAGCCAGGCCGATTCCCGGGCTATGCAGCGTATTGTCTTAACCGGTGTGGCCAATTTTCAGATAGATGCGCAGGTTTTGCAGGAGAAATTTGCGCATCTGTTTTATCATCTGGAAATAAACGGCGACAATGTGTTTCTTGATGACGCAGTTATTGAGCGGTTGGCTGCGGAACCCACTATCCGCGGCTATTTTGTGCGCAGCATGCAGGACAGGTTAAAGCAGTCAAAAGAAGAAGAGGAGCGGGAAGTGGTTCGCCGTGCCCTGTTACGCGGTGTGGCGGCACTGGGGGGAGGTGCGGTTTTATGA
- a CDS encoding MGMT family protein has protein sequence MRNLFSPLFARIKKKYVRFPVSCGIVPEIFSPTQSCYSRAQENTVLSATYTGAGQLESFLNNPHLPDVVCIAASSAQRSGEEFAQAIQTARQESIPVIVTETEAVLAALGLPPLRGEELGKALTDMGFDLRPEASVCPEASLAAITGYFYLNNEYEIVGRNKNVVPLLLEEHPLFSFVRRIPYGEVATYAEVAKELGLQWNERMVMTHLRRLPAGADVPGHRLVDRDGRLSEIYPGGVSSQRERLKWELVPFADREHVFLERARWTRTKYRPLTNYLRHATAEVSFLEMHLSEIEQVIGAPLPKAARRLGTWWKDDKPHSWIWQEAGWKVTGVNLQQEMVAFMRMDSLN, from the coding sequence ATGAGAAACCTGTTCTCTCCTCTGTTTGCCCGAATAAAAAAAAAATATGTACGGTTCCCGGTAAGCTGCGGCATTGTCCCGGAGATATTCAGCCCGACCCAATCATGTTATTCCCGGGCACAGGAAAACACGGTTCTGTCCGCCACCTATACCGGCGCCGGGCAGTTGGAATCTTTTTTAAACAACCCCCACCTGCCGGATGTGGTGTGCATCGCAGCTTCCTCTGCCCAACGCTCCGGTGAGGAGTTTGCCCAGGCAATACAAACAGCGCGGCAGGAATCAATCCCGGTAATTGTCACGGAAACAGAAGCGGTGCTGGCCGCCCTGGGTTTGCCGCCTTTGCGCGGTGAAGAACTGGGCAAGGCTCTTACAGACATGGGTTTTGATCTGCGTCCGGAAGCTTCGGTTTGCCCCGAAGCTTCTCTGGCGGCCATTACCGGCTATTTTTACCTTAATAATGAGTATGAGATAGTGGGCCGAAACAAGAACGTGGTGCCGCTTTTGTTGGAAGAGCACCCGTTATTTTCCTTTGTCCGGCGGATTCCCTACGGTGAAGTGGCCACCTATGCCGAAGTGGCCAAGGAGCTTGGTTTGCAGTGGAATGAGCGGATGGTAATGACCCACCTGCGCCGCCTGCCGGCGGGAGCCGATGTTCCCGGGCACCGCCTGGTGGACCGCGACGGCAGGCTAAGCGAGATTTATCCCGGCGGTGTTTCTTCACAGCGAGAGAGGCTAAAGTGGGAGCTGGTGCCCTTTGCCGACCGGGAACATGTTTTCTTGGAACGAGCCAGATGGACCCGGACCAAATACCGGCCGCTCACCAATTATCTGCGGCATGCCACCGCAGAGGTGTCCTTTCTGGAGATGCATCTGTCGGAAATAGAGCAGGTTATCGGGGCACCACTGCCTAAAGCAGCCAGGCGGCTTGGTACCTGGTGGAAAGACGATAAACCTCATTCCTGGATCTGGCAGGAGGCGGGATGGAAGGTTACCGGTGTGAACCTGCAGCAGGAGATGGTAGCTTTTATGAGAATGGATTCTCTTAACTGA